From a region of the Balaenoptera acutorostrata chromosome 14, mBalAcu1.1, whole genome shotgun sequence genome:
- the TAB2 gene encoding TGF-beta-activated kinase 1 and MAP3K7-binding protein 2 isoform X2 produces MTSLNLDLQSQNVYHHGREGNRMNGSRTLTHSISDGQLQGGQSNNELFQQEPQTAPAQVPQGFNVFGMSSTSGASNSAPHLGFHLGSKGTSNLSQQTPRFNPIMVTLAPNIQTGRNTPTSLHIHGVPPPVLNSPQGNSIYIRPYITTPSGTTRQTQQHSGWVSQFNPMNPQQVYQPSQAGPWTTYPASNPLPHTSAQQPNQQGHQTSHVYMPISSPTTPQPPTIHSSGSSQSSTHSQYNIQNISTGPRKNQIEIKLEPPQRSSSSKLRSSGPRTSSSSSSVNSQTLNRNQPTVYIAASPPNTDEVMSRSQPKVYISANATTGDEQVMRNQPTLFISTNSGASAASRNMSGQVSMGPAFIHHHPPKSRAIGNNSATSPRVVVTQPNTKYTFKITVSPNKPPAVSPGVVSPTFELTNLLNHPDHYVETENIQHLTDPALAHVDRISEARKLSMGSDDAAYTQALLVHQKARMERLQRELEIQKKKLDKLKSEVNEMENNLTRRRLKRSNSISQIPSLEEMQQLRSCNRQLQIDIDCLTKEIDLFQARGPHFNPSAIHNFYDNIGFVGPVPPKPKDQRSTIKTPKTQDTEDDEGAQWNCTACTFLNHPALIRCEQCEMPRHF; encoded by the exons ATGACTTCTCTCAACTTGGACTTGCAGTCACAGAATGTTTACCACcatggaagagaaggaaatagaATGAATGGAAGTAGGACTCTAACGCACAGCATTAGTGATGGACAACTTCAAGGTGGTCAGTCCAATAATGAACTGTTCCAGCAGGAGCCACAGACAGCACCAGCTCAAGTTCCTCAAGGCTTTAATGTTTTTGGAATGTCCAGTACATCTGGTGCTTCAAATTCAGCACCACATCTTGGATTTCACTTAGGCAGCAAAGGAACATCTAACCTTTCTCAACAAACTCCAAGATTTAATCCCATTATGGTAACTTTAGCCCCAAATATCCAGACTGGTCGTAATACTCCTACATCTTTGCACATACATGGTGTACCTCCACCTGTACTTAACAGTCCACAGGGAAATTCTATCTATATTAGGCCCTACATTACAACTCCTAGTGGTACAACTCGACAGACACAACAGCATTCTGGCTGGGTATCTCAGTTTAATCCCATGAACCCTCAACAAGTTTATCAACCTTCACAAGCTGGTCCCTGGACTACATATCCTGCATCTAATCCTCTGCCACATACCTCAGCCCAGCAGCCAAATCAGCAAGGCCACCAGACCTCTCATGTCTACATGCCCATCAGTTCACCTACTACTCCACAACCACCAACAATTCATTCGTCTGGTAGCTCACAGTCTTCTACCCATAGCCAATATAACATTCAGAATATTTCaacaggacctcggaaaaaccaGATTGAAATCAAACTTGAACCCCCGCAAAGAAGCAGTTCTTCGAAACTGCGTTCTTCTGGACCTCGAACCTCCAGCAGTTCCTCTTCGGTCAACAGCCAGACCTTAAACAGAAATCAGCCCACTGTTTACATAGCTGCCAGTCCCCCAAATACCGATGAGGTGATGTCCCGTAGCCAACCTAAGGTCTATATTTCAGCTAATGCCACCACAGGAGATGAGCAGGTCATGCGGAATCAGCCCACTCTCTTCATATCCACAAACTCTGGAGCATCTGCTGCCTCCAGGAATATGTCCGGGCAAGTGAGCATGGGGCCTGCCTTTATTCATCACCACCCTCCCAAAAGTCGAGCAATAGGCAATAACTCTGCAACTTCTCCTCGAGTGGTGGTCACTCAACCCAATACAAAATATACTTTCAAAATTACAGTTTCTCCCAATAAACCCCCTGCAGTTTCACCAGGGGTGGTGTCCCCTACCTTTGAACTTACAAATCTTCTGAACCatcctgatcattatgtagaaaCAGAGAATATTCAGCACCTCACAGACCCTGCTTTAGCACATGTGGATAGAATAAGTGAAGCACGGAAGTTGAGTATGGGATCTGATGATGCTGCCTACACACAAG CTCTTTTGGTACATCAGAAGGCCAGAATGGAACGACTTCAAAGAGAACTTGAGATTCAAAAGAAAAAGCTGGATAAACTAAAATCTGAggtcaatgaaatggaaaataatctaactCGAAGGCGTCTGAAAAGATCAAATTCCATATCCCAAATACCTTCA CTCGAAGAAATGCAGCAGTTGAGAAGTTGTAATAGACAACTCCAGATTGACATTGACTGCTTAACCAAAGAAATTGATCTTTTTCAAGCCCGAG GACCACATTTTAATCCCAGCGCTATTCATAACTTTTATGACAATATTGGATTTGTAGGTCCTGTGCCACCAAAACCCAAAG